From the genome of Ectobacillus sp. JY-23, one region includes:
- a CDS encoding YncE family protein: protein MKKWMLLICLLGGCSGNHFAPVTQSNLLITSNIKEGSISFIDPKAHKLLTTWKTNKAMMGTLLLPDGDTLLLYGKQLEKVYTYSLAKGREIGEWATGEGIANAVLMGNEVVFANQHNDTVDVYSLTGKKTAEIAVGHQPLTMLADKRLYVLNFQDTKMSVVDIEKRTVTDTLSIPFSSVGGEVVEDEVWIGGHGNGQEVNESIHIYDTKGMKRSIAAPMMPVGFAMDEDYVYVLSHGSATLRKINRNTYQEEGSVQVGSNPFAVKLTNGRIYVASYDSDEICIVDPERMQLTDTIEVGKGPFHFTEGKG from the coding sequence ATGAAAAAATGGATGTTGCTGATATGTTTGCTCGGAGGTTGCAGCGGAAACCATTTTGCACCTGTTACACAAAGCAATTTATTAATTACTTCTAATATTAAAGAAGGAAGCATTAGTTTTATTGATCCAAAGGCTCATAAGCTATTAACGACCTGGAAGACAAATAAAGCAATGATGGGGACACTTTTGTTGCCGGACGGTGATACACTCCTTCTGTACGGCAAGCAACTAGAAAAGGTATATACATATTCTCTGGCTAAGGGACGGGAAATTGGTGAGTGGGCTACAGGAGAAGGTATTGCAAATGCTGTTTTAATGGGAAATGAGGTCGTGTTTGCAAATCAGCATAATGATACAGTAGATGTGTATTCTTTAACCGGGAAAAAAACAGCGGAGATAGCTGTCGGACATCAACCACTTACGATGCTTGCAGACAAAAGGCTTTATGTCCTAAACTTTCAGGATACCAAAATGTCTGTTGTTGATATAGAAAAACGCACCGTGACTGATACTCTCTCTATCCCGTTCTCTTCTGTCGGCGGAGAGGTTGTGGAGGATGAGGTTTGGATTGGTGGCCACGGCAATGGGCAAGAAGTAAATGAAAGCATTCATATTTATGATACAAAAGGAATGAAGCGCAGCATCGCAGCCCCAATGATGCCTGTCGGATTTGCGATGGATGAAGACTACGTGTATGTGTTGAGCCATGGCTCTGCTACTTTAAGGAAAATCAATCGAAATACCTATCAGGAAGAAGGGAGCGTTCAGGTAGGATCCAATCCGTTTGCGGTAAAACTTACAAATGGTCGCATCTATGTGGCAAGCTATGATAGCGATGAGATCTGTATTGTCGACCCAGAGCGTATGCAACTTACTGATACCATTGAGGTTGGAAAAGGACCGTTTCATTTTACGGAGGGAAAAGGATGA
- a CDS encoding sugar diacid recognition domain-containing protein yields the protein MLVPDLAKKIVREVQRLIPEHIIIIDVNGTIIAGTDPVRIGTFHEGARRCCEQKKTVIITKEDEHELIGVKAGINLPLLFHDEVIGVIGITGEPHDISKYGEILRKMTELLIHENYLAKQLELEQRSYEAFVFDWLQGTWSQSFLDRARTLGIHLQQKRQLILIEVSNDTAQRKLWHHIKNDNEDVLVRWGDNRLILLKSIASHTDVSVYVTRLKTDCESLLSLPIWIGVGQAGGARDMPASYEQAQRALSIALEQNKIIFYENLRLEMCLQDITPQTREQFLYRTIAACDEELLATLRTFIAHNQSYKQTAELLHIHINTLHYRLKKIEEATRLNPKVFEDLVTLYIALNLLDKEPKNKR from the coding sequence TTGCTGGTTCCGGATTTGGCAAAAAAAATTGTGCGGGAGGTGCAGCGTCTCATCCCCGAGCACATTATTATCATTGACGTTAATGGCACCATTATTGCCGGGACTGACCCGGTACGTATCGGTACGTTTCACGAGGGTGCGCGGCGTTGCTGCGAGCAAAAGAAAACGGTAATTATTACAAAAGAAGATGAACATGAGCTCATTGGCGTCAAAGCGGGAATTAATTTACCCTTACTATTTCACGATGAAGTGATTGGTGTTATCGGAATTACAGGAGAGCCGCATGATATTTCAAAATACGGCGAGATTTTACGAAAAATGACGGAGCTATTGATTCATGAAAATTATTTGGCAAAGCAATTAGAATTGGAGCAACGTTCATACGAAGCGTTCGTGTTTGATTGGTTACAAGGAACATGGTCACAATCCTTTTTGGATCGTGCTCGCACACTCGGCATTCATTTACAGCAAAAGCGACAATTGATTTTGATTGAGGTTTCAAATGATACAGCACAACGAAAACTTTGGCATCATATCAAAAATGACAATGAAGATGTGCTGGTACGCTGGGGAGACAACCGCCTCATCTTATTAAAAAGCATAGCTTCACATACAGATGTATCTGTGTACGTAACACGACTGAAAACAGACTGTGAGTCGCTATTATCATTGCCTATATGGATAGGTGTCGGACAAGCCGGCGGCGCACGCGATATGCCGGCTTCCTATGAGCAAGCACAGCGAGCACTCTCTATCGCTTTAGAGCAAAATAAAATCATCTTTTATGAAAACTTGCGCCTGGAAATGTGTTTACAGGATATCACACCGCAAACCCGAGAACAGTTTTTATATCGCACAATTGCAGCCTGCGATGAAGAACTGCTAGCTACACTACGCACATTTATTGCACATAACCAATCATATAAGCAAACAGCAGAACTGCTGCATATTCATATTAACACCTTACATTACCGCCTAAAAAAAATAGAAGAGGCAACCAGATTAAACCCAAAGGTGTTTGAAGATCTCGTCACGTTGTATATCGCCCTCAATTTATTAGATAAAGAACCAAAAAACAAACGATAA
- a CDS encoding response regulator transcription factor, translating to MKHILIVDDEHDMRQLVGMYLTNAGYTWSEAEDGEVALTKLQQNSFDLLILDMMMPKMDGIALCNEVRKTSDVPIIFLTAKGEEWNRVTGLRIGADDYIVKPFSPGELIARLEAVLRRYVKRDTPNQQWGPVTIDQKGRRVLVNGEEVSLTVKEFDLLLFLCEHKGQVFSREQLLEKVWGYDYAGSTRTVDTHVKTIRLKFGDVDCIHTVWGVGYKFEV from the coding sequence ATGAAGCATATACTAATAGTAGACGATGAGCATGATATGAGACAACTTGTCGGTATGTATTTGACCAATGCCGGCTATACATGGTCAGAAGCAGAAGATGGAGAAGTGGCGCTGACGAAATTGCAGCAGAATTCGTTTGACTTGCTGATTTTAGATATGATGATGCCAAAGATGGACGGGATAGCGCTTTGTAATGAAGTACGAAAAACATCCGATGTACCAATTATTTTTTTAACCGCAAAGGGAGAAGAGTGGAACCGAGTGACAGGTCTTCGCATTGGTGCGGATGACTATATTGTGAAGCCATTTAGCCCAGGCGAGCTAATCGCACGTCTTGAAGCAGTGCTGCGCCGCTATGTAAAGCGTGATACACCAAATCAACAATGGGGACCTGTCACTATTGATCAAAAAGGAAGACGTGTTTTGGTAAACGGCGAAGAAGTGTCTCTGACTGTCAAAGAGTTCGATTTATTGCTATTTTTGTGTGAGCATAAAGGACAAGTTTTCAGCCGTGAGCAGCTACTTGAAAAGGTATGGGGCTATGATTATGCAGGTAGTACGCGCACAGTGGATACCCATGTAAAAACCATCCGTTTAAAATTTGGTGATGTAGATTGTATTCATACTGTATGGGGCGTGGGTTATAAATTCGAGGTGTAA
- a CDS encoding FadR/GntR family transcriptional regulator: MYEEVTEALLGMIKDGTLKPGDQLLPVHQLAEQFQVGRSAVREALTALRAMGLIEMRQGEGTYVKSFEASAVTSPLHTTVLMKHEDVADLFEVRKVLEVGAVQAAAQRRTEQDLADMQYWLGKMRSDESETADFRFHMAIAKAAHNTILLELMNHVSGMIADTIGETRRLVLYGEQTTTEKLAEEHEAIYHAVAKQDGNAAEQAMLNHLTGVAHMLEVLRRG, from the coding sequence ATATATGAAGAAGTTACCGAGGCTCTGCTTGGTATGATTAAGGACGGTACCTTAAAGCCTGGTGATCAGCTCTTGCCAGTTCATCAGCTTGCGGAGCAATTTCAAGTGGGGCGCTCTGCCGTGCGCGAAGCACTGACGGCATTGCGGGCAATGGGTCTAATTGAAATGCGGCAAGGTGAGGGGACATATGTAAAGAGCTTTGAAGCATCCGCTGTCACATCGCCGTTACATACAACAGTATTGATGAAGCATGAAGATGTGGCCGATTTGTTTGAGGTACGGAAGGTGCTGGAGGTTGGAGCTGTGCAAGCAGCAGCGCAGAGACGCACCGAACAAGATTTAGCAGACATGCAATATTGGCTTGGAAAAATGCGCAGTGACGAATCGGAAACAGCTGATTTCCGCTTCCACATGGCTATTGCAAAAGCAGCGCACAATACCATTTTGCTGGAGCTTATGAATCATGTTTCTGGCATGATTGCTGATACAATCGGCGAAACGCGTCGCCTTGTATTGTATGGAGAGCAAACAACAACAGAGAAGTTGGCCGAGGAGCATGAAGCCATCTATCATGCTGTTGCAAAGCAAGATGGAAATGCAGCCGAGCAGGCGATGCTGAATCATTTGACAGGTGTGGCGCATATGCTGGAGGTATTACGGCGCGGATAA
- a CDS encoding cell wall metabolism sensor histidine kinase WalK, translating into MKRTMVQKLWLTISAVAVITASFLYVVSLYSYEKLYVQNVEGMMVAEGKRLASRYDAKKGSAHFSQQVADFDALSESNIMFVDNPRDLSACLPFEIQYNPIVSEDDRQHLLHGDTITKSGYEPRFDRNITGTVIPVLDEKRLVGILYVYIPLKSVKDLIVDLGWILAPLSILLIVTAAWIGRKIVLAVTKPLLQMERISYKMSGGDFSQRIEITSSDEVGKLASAFNSMASALEREDLHRKEFLANISHELRTPLSYIKGYSEAILDGVAKEDPNKYIGLIHREAGRMERLVHDLLDLARLEGELFPLQKQPTVFAQLIEDELALYEPQIQEKGLRLVQQLDPDVIADLDEDRIRQVIHNLMDNALRYTEQGEIKVCLTQNKEKCMLMIRDSGIGIAPEHVNQLGERFYRVDKARSRQSGGTGLGLAIVKQIAEIHGGTIQIESEQGVGTSIILELPVISI; encoded by the coding sequence ATGAAACGAACGATGGTACAAAAGCTGTGGTTGACCATTAGTGCTGTGGCAGTCATTACGGCTTCATTTTTATATGTTGTTTCTCTTTATTCGTATGAAAAGCTGTATGTACAAAATGTAGAAGGAATGATGGTAGCAGAAGGAAAGCGTTTGGCGTCCCGTTATGATGCCAAAAAGGGCAGTGCTCACTTTTCGCAGCAGGTGGCTGATTTTGATGCCCTGTCTGAAAGTAATATCATGTTTGTAGATAATCCACGTGATTTAAGTGCATGCTTGCCTTTTGAAATTCAATACAACCCCATTGTAAGTGAAGACGATCGTCAGCACTTGCTACATGGTGACACCATTACGAAGTCCGGTTATGAGCCGCGCTTTGATAGGAATATTACCGGAACGGTCATTCCAGTTTTGGATGAAAAGCGCCTGGTCGGTATTTTGTATGTGTATATCCCACTCAAGAGTGTAAAAGACCTCATTGTGGATCTCGGATGGATCTTAGCACCATTATCCATTCTTCTTATTGTTACTGCGGCGTGGATTGGTCGTAAGATTGTCCTTGCTGTTACAAAACCTCTCCTGCAAATGGAGCGCATTTCGTATAAAATGTCCGGTGGTGATTTTTCGCAGCGCATCGAAATTACATCTAGTGATGAAGTAGGGAAGCTTGCTTCAGCCTTTAATAGTATGGCTTCAGCACTCGAAAGGGAAGACTTACATCGAAAAGAATTTCTAGCAAATATTTCGCATGAGCTGCGCACACCGCTCAGTTACATAAAAGGATACAGTGAAGCCATTCTTGATGGGGTTGCGAAAGAAGACCCAAATAAATATATTGGTTTAATTCATCGGGAAGCCGGACGAATGGAGCGGCTTGTTCATGATTTACTTGATCTCGCGCGTTTAGAAGGAGAGTTATTTCCGCTACAAAAGCAACCGACTGTCTTTGCACAACTGATTGAAGATGAATTAGCACTATATGAACCTCAAATACAGGAGAAGGGCTTGCGCCTTGTGCAGCAGCTGGATCCAGATGTGATTGCCGATCTTGACGAAGACCGAATCCGTCAGGTCATTCATAACTTAATGGACAATGCCTTGCGCTATACAGAGCAAGGTGAAATCAAAGTATGCCTGACACAAAACAAAGAGAAGTGCATGCTTATGATTCGTGATTCCGGGATTGGGATTGCCCCTGAGCATGTAAACCAGCTTGGAGAAAGGTTTTATCGCGTTGATAAGGCACGTTCCCGTCAAAGCGGCGGTACAGGGCTAGGGTTAGCAATTGTAAAACAGATTGCCGAAATCCACGGCGGAACTATTCAAATAGAGAGTGAGCAAGGAGTCGGTACGAGCATTATTCTTGAACTTCCGGTGATAAGTATTTGA
- a CDS encoding RluA family pseudouridine synthase, with protein MKTTKQGEWCHITVPACWRGRTIEDILKKEWGVPKKLLHQFRMDKAILYNGEVVRWSEKVEEGETLSVRLFKQEEYDVKPQAPAAAVLYEDDHVLIVNKPVQLDTHPTEKGGTGTLANQVAYHLQEEGIQTKVRHIHRLDKDTTGAVVFAKHALAGAIMDRLLLERSIKRTYVALVTGKLQTKQGVINAPIGRDRHHPTRRRVSPKGDAAVTHYKVIRYLPEKNISLVELGLETGRTHQIRVHMSHIGHPLLGDALYGGSTVFLKRQALHAAHIRLQHPITSENLTVQAPLPTDLQTLL; from the coding sequence ATGAAAACAACAAAACAAGGAGAATGGTGCCATATTACAGTACCTGCGTGTTGGCGCGGGCGCACCATTGAGGATATTTTAAAAAAGGAATGGGGCGTACCTAAAAAGCTATTGCACCAATTTCGTATGGACAAAGCCATCTTATATAATGGAGAAGTGGTGAGATGGAGTGAAAAGGTAGAAGAAGGAGAAACACTCTCAGTTCGCTTATTTAAACAAGAGGAGTATGATGTGAAACCCCAAGCACCTGCGGCCGCTGTATTATATGAAGATGACCATGTATTAATTGTAAATAAACCAGTGCAATTGGATACGCATCCTACGGAAAAAGGTGGCACCGGTACGCTGGCAAACCAGGTGGCATATCATTTACAAGAAGAAGGTATACAGACGAAAGTCCGGCATATTCATCGGCTGGATAAGGATACAACTGGAGCGGTTGTATTTGCGAAGCATGCGTTGGCTGGTGCTATTATGGATCGTTTATTGCTTGAGCGCTCTATTAAACGGACCTATGTTGCGCTTGTAACTGGTAAGCTACAAACAAAGCAAGGTGTGATTAACGCTCCAATTGGACGAGATCGTCATCATCCAACGCGCAGACGCGTATCTCCAAAAGGAGATGCTGCAGTTACACATTATAAAGTGATACGCTACTTGCCTGAAAAAAATATATCGCTTGTGGAACTAGGGCTGGAAACAGGGCGTACACATCAAATTCGCGTACATATGAGTCATATTGGCCATCCGCTTTTAGGAGATGCTTTATACGGCGGGAGCACAGTATTTCTAAAGCGCCAAGCTTTGCATGCGGCTCACATTCGTTTACAGCATCCAATCACGAGCGAAAATCTTACAGTACAAGCGCCCTTACCGACAGATTTACAAACGTTATTATAA
- a CDS encoding CAP domain-containing protein has translation MNRIIKGTAALALSLTLFGCNSDMKTGQEQREMEKPSTKKVVNTGDGYITKSPISATPYSPYSDLNRYMRGERYSRYNNYNYNYTRPNTGENVTTPAPAPTVPTPTVPNTTTPAPTTPNTTTPNLSDSTLMQVVELTNIERRKAGLADLKMDTALSKVAGAKAVDMESKGYFSHTSPTYGSPFDMMRSFGISYRSAGENIAKGQRTAQQVVTDWMNSPGHRANIMNQSYTHIGVGHTSGTNCWVQMFISK, from the coding sequence ATGAATCGAATTATAAAGGGAACTGCTGCACTTGCTCTTTCGCTTACATTGTTTGGATGTAATTCCGACATGAAAACTGGTCAAGAGCAACGTGAAATGGAAAAGCCATCTACCAAGAAAGTCGTTAACACAGGTGACGGCTATATTACCAAAAGCCCAATTTCCGCAACACCTTATTCTCCATATAGCGATTTAAACCGCTATATGCGCGGAGAGCGATACAGCCGTTACAACAACTACAACTATAATTATACACGCCCAAATACAGGGGAAAATGTTACAACACCAGCACCGGCACCAACAGTTCCGACGCCTACAGTACCAAACACAACAACACCGGCACCAACTACACCGAACACGACGACACCAAACTTATCTGATAGTACCTTGATGCAGGTTGTGGAGCTGACAAACATAGAGCGTCGTAAAGCCGGTTTAGCGGATTTAAAAATGGATACTGCGTTGTCTAAAGTTGCTGGGGCAAAGGCTGTTGATATGGAAAGTAAGGGCTACTTCTCACACACAAGCCCAACATACGGTTCTCCATTTGACATGATGCGTTCTTTTGGCATTTCATACCGCTCCGCCGGTGAAAATATTGCTAAAGGACAGCGTACTGCCCAACAAGTTGTGACAGACTGGATGAATAGCCCAGGACACCGTGCTAATATTATGAATCAATCCTACACACATATTGGTGTAGGTCATACAAGCGGCACAAATTGCTGGGTACAAATGTTCATTTCTAAATAA
- a CDS encoding (Fe-S)-binding protein, translated as MLNATKIQEEFKARMDEDELLNCMRCGFCLPTCPTYIQSGFQESHSPRGRIALMKAVVDGLIEPDEDVENTLNTCLGCRACEPVCPSGVNYGHLLEEARDIINQNKSFSPPVKVLRKVVFEGLFPHQTRMRTMTGLLGLYQRTGLQTIARKSGIMKLFPETLATMERVLPAVPSLKEMKNRPEFLPPLIEKKQRVAFFSGCLMDTMFLETNNATMKLLQLAGCEIVIPKNQGCCGALHGHAGEKDGARELAKKNIRAFEDLGVDYIITNAGGCGAYLVDYDYLLKDDPVWAERSKRFKEKIKDISAILYELHFHQYDLQLPPQVITYQDSCHLRNVQKTAAQPRALLQGIQGATYREMQHADRCCGSAGVYNIVHSELSMQFLDYKMEKVQETQATTIVTANPGCLLQMKLGIEREGLSHKMRAVHIVDLLIEAFEYTKQTS; from the coding sequence ATGCTAAACGCAACAAAAATTCAAGAAGAATTTAAAGCACGCATGGACGAGGATGAATTGCTGAACTGTATGCGCTGCGGATTTTGTCTACCAACTTGCCCAACATACATTCAATCTGGTTTTCAGGAATCGCACTCTCCGCGTGGTCGTATTGCTTTGATGAAGGCTGTAGTGGATGGGTTAATTGAGCCGGATGAAGATGTAGAAAACACATTGAATACGTGCCTTGGCTGCCGCGCCTGTGAGCCAGTCTGTCCGTCCGGTGTTAACTACGGACATTTATTAGAAGAAGCACGGGACATTATCAATCAAAACAAATCCTTCTCCCCTCCTGTCAAAGTACTGCGTAAGGTTGTGTTTGAAGGCTTGTTTCCGCATCAAACTCGAATGAGAACAATGACAGGATTACTCGGCCTATATCAACGTACAGGTTTACAGACTATCGCGCGCAAATCTGGCATTATGAAGCTGTTCCCTGAAACATTAGCAACAATGGAACGCGTTCTCCCTGCTGTTCCTTCTCTGAAAGAGATGAAAAACAGACCAGAATTTTTACCGCCGCTGATTGAAAAAAAGCAACGCGTTGCGTTCTTTAGCGGTTGTCTGATGGACACAATGTTTTTAGAAACCAACAACGCGACAATGAAGCTGCTTCAGTTAGCGGGTTGCGAAATCGTAATCCCCAAAAATCAAGGCTGTTGTGGTGCGCTGCACGGACATGCCGGTGAGAAGGACGGCGCAAGAGAGCTTGCCAAGAAAAACATTCGTGCTTTTGAAGACCTTGGCGTAGATTATATTATTACCAACGCCGGTGGCTGCGGAGCGTATCTTGTTGATTATGATTACCTATTAAAGGACGACCCTGTATGGGCGGAACGTAGCAAACGATTTAAGGAGAAAATTAAAGATATTTCTGCTATTTTATATGAGCTACATTTCCATCAATACGACTTACAGTTGCCACCGCAGGTCATTACCTATCAGGATTCTTGTCACTTGCGTAATGTGCAGAAAACAGCGGCGCAGCCACGTGCGCTTTTACAAGGCATTCAGGGCGCAACATATCGTGAAATGCAGCATGCAGACCGTTGCTGCGGCTCAGCAGGTGTTTATAATATTGTACACTCTGAATTGTCCATGCAATTTTTGGATTATAAAATGGAAAAAGTACAGGAAACCCAAGCAACCACAATCGTTACTGCTAACCCTGGCTGCTTGCTGCAAATGAAGCTCGGCATTGAACGGGAAGGATTGTCTCATAAAATGAGAGCTGTTCATATTGTGGACCTTTTAATAGAAGCCTTCGAGTATACCAAACAAACGTCGTAA
- the glcD gene encoding glycolate oxidase subunit GlcD yields the protein MQQHIIEALQSIVGAENVDVSNMGRLTHSYDATPQFQSMPDAVVSPRNTQEIAAVLKLCNEYRIPVVPRGSGTNLCAGTCPVEGGVVLLFRHMNRILEIDEDNLTVTVQAGVITLDMIAAVEKKGLFYPPDPSSMKISTIGGNINENSGGLRGLKYGVTRDYVMGLEIVLPNGDIIRTGGKLAKDVAGYDLTRLFVGSEGTLGVITEATLKLIPMPETKKTILALYEDIDDAARAVSAIIANRIIPTTLEFLDQPTIEVVEAYAQIGLPTEAQAVLLIEQDGPPEVVERDIAKIEEVCKALNAVDVRVAKDEVEADALRTARRNALSALARLAPTTILEDATVPRSKVAAMVRATNEIALKYNVKICTFGHAGDGNLHPTCPTDVRNEEEIHRVEAAFAEIFEKAVELGGTITGEHGVGAMKAPYLELKLGAAGIAAMKAVKSAFDPNGIMNPGKLFAKDTRKRVVID from the coding sequence ATGCAACAGCATATCATTGAAGCATTACAATCCATTGTCGGTGCCGAGAATGTTGACGTTTCTAATATGGGGCGCCTTACGCATAGCTACGATGCAACACCGCAATTTCAATCGATGCCCGATGCAGTCGTATCGCCTCGTAATACACAAGAGATTGCAGCTGTTTTAAAGCTTTGTAACGAATACCGTATTCCGGTTGTACCGCGCGGGTCTGGAACCAACCTATGTGCAGGTACATGTCCAGTGGAAGGCGGCGTTGTTCTGTTATTTAGACATATGAATCGCATTCTTGAAATAGATGAAGATAACCTAACTGTAACCGTACAAGCCGGTGTGATTACACTGGATATGATTGCGGCAGTAGAAAAAAAAGGGCTATTTTATCCGCCGGATCCAAGCTCAATGAAAATTTCAACCATTGGCGGCAACATTAACGAAAACTCGGGGGGTTTACGCGGTCTAAAGTACGGCGTTACACGCGATTACGTGATGGGTCTTGAGATTGTTCTCCCAAATGGCGATATTATTCGAACAGGCGGCAAGCTTGCCAAAGATGTAGCCGGCTATGATTTGACACGCCTATTTGTCGGATCTGAAGGTACACTTGGCGTGATTACAGAAGCAACACTGAAGCTCATCCCGATGCCAGAAACAAAAAAAACTATTTTGGCTTTATATGAAGATATTGATGACGCAGCGCGTGCTGTTTCCGCAATCATTGCTAATCGGATTATTCCAACAACGCTTGAATTTTTAGATCAGCCAACGATTGAAGTGGTTGAGGCATATGCACAGATTGGTTTACCGACAGAAGCTCAAGCTGTACTCCTCATTGAACAAGACGGTCCACCAGAAGTGGTAGAACGTGATATCGCCAAGATTGAAGAAGTGTGTAAAGCTTTGAACGCTGTAGATGTACGCGTTGCAAAGGATGAAGTAGAAGCAGACGCACTTCGCACTGCACGTCGTAATGCTCTTTCCGCTTTAGCTCGCCTGGCACCAACCACAATTTTAGAAGATGCAACTGTTCCGCGTTCTAAAGTAGCTGCAATGGTTCGGGCAACAAATGAAATTGCATTAAAATACAACGTTAAGATTTGTACATTTGGTCATGCGGGCGACGGTAACCTGCACCCAACTTGTCCGACTGATGTACGAAATGAAGAAGAAATTCACCGTGTGGAAGCTGCTTTTGCTGAAATCTTTGAAAAGGCAGTGGAGCTTGGCGGCACAATCACTGGAGAGCATGGTGTCGGGGCGATGAAAGCACCTTATTTAGAATTAAAGCTCGGTGCTGCCGGCATTGCAGCTATGAAAGCCGTTAAGAGCGCTTTTGATCCAAATGGGATTATGAATCCTGGTAAGTTATTCGCAAAAGATACACGCAAAAGAGTGGTGATTGACTGA
- a CDS encoding (Fe-S)-binding protein: protein MKVTLFVTCLVDMFQTNVGKATVELLERLGCEVEFPQAQVCCGQPAYNSGYLEAAKEAAKNMIRTFEKATYVVTPSGSCATMFKDYPHIFQGDVEWEPRAKVLAAKTYELTQFIVDVLGITDVGAKLEGIATYHTSCHMTRLLGVKDAPLTLLSHVKGLRVETLPNAQNCCGFGGTFSVKMTPISEQMVDEKVDSVMQTGATYLIGADCGCLMNIGGRAERLQKNIRVMHIAEVLNSR from the coding sequence ATGAAAGTTACATTATTTGTTACATGTTTAGTGGATATGTTTCAAACCAACGTGGGAAAAGCAACTGTAGAACTATTAGAACGTCTTGGGTGTGAAGTGGAATTTCCACAAGCGCAAGTATGTTGCGGTCAGCCCGCTTACAATAGTGGCTATCTAGAGGCTGCTAAAGAAGCTGCCAAAAACATGATTCGTACATTTGAAAAAGCAACGTACGTGGTCACACCTTCCGGTTCTTGTGCAACTATGTTTAAAGATTATCCGCATATCTTTCAAGGAGATGTGGAATGGGAACCACGCGCGAAAGTGCTTGCTGCTAAAACGTATGAATTAACGCAATTTATTGTAGATGTCCTTGGTATTACTGATGTGGGCGCAAAGCTTGAGGGCATAGCGACATATCATACGTCTTGTCACATGACGCGCCTGCTTGGAGTAAAGGATGCACCGCTTACATTGCTTTCCCATGTGAAGGGATTGCGCGTGGAAACGCTACCGAATGCACAAAATTGTTGTGGCTTTGGTGGTACCTTTTCCGTTAAAATGACACCTATTTCTGAACAAATGGTAGATGAAAAGGTCGACAGCGTAATGCAGACAGGTGCAACCTATTTAATTGGGGCGGATTGTGGATGTTTAATGAATATAGGGGGCCGGGCGGAGAGGCTTCAGAAAAATATACGTGTGATGCACATTGCCGAAGTACTAAACAGCCGGTAA
- a CDS encoding CAP domain-containing protein, with amino-acid sequence MKKTLLLSVAAATALTFGAGGNVAKAETAQPTTKVTYASPFAFLYQPMNQQELQNFFTSFLNKSFTWKEIKPVDCFTVGQPAPTQPTPNPAPTPAPTPQPAPVPVPKPEPTPAPAPAPKPQPAPQPAPAPKPEPAPAPATGLSQYEQRVVELTNVERAKNGLPALKADTALSKVAKAKSQDMYNKNYFSHTSPTYGSPFDMMKQFGISYRTAGENIAMGQRTPEEVVKAWMDSPGHRANILNNTYTHIGVGYVEGKNVWTQMFISK; translated from the coding sequence ATGAAAAAAACACTTTTATTATCAGTAGCAGCAGCAACTGCTTTAACATTTGGTGCTGGAGGTAACGTAGCAAAAGCTGAAACAGCACAACCAACAACAAAGGTCACTTACGCATCACCATTCGCGTTTTTATATCAACCTATGAATCAACAAGAATTACAAAATTTCTTTACATCATTTTTAAATAAGTCATTTACTTGGAAAGAAATAAAGCCTGTTGATTGCTTTACAGTAGGACAACCTGCGCCAACGCAGCCTACACCAAACCCAGCGCCAACACCGGCTCCTACGCCGCAGCCTGCGCCAGTTCCAGTGCCAAAACCTGAGCCTACACCAGCTCCTGCGCCGGCTCCAAAGCCACAACCAGCACCGCAGCCAGCTCCTGCTCCAAAACCTGAGCCGGCTCCAGCTCCTGCGACTGGACTTAGTCAGTATGAGCAACGTGTTGTGGAATTAACAAACGTAGAGCGTGCAAAAAACGGTCTACCAGCATTAAAAGCAGATACAGCACTGAGCAAAGTAGCAAAAGCGAAATCTCAAGATATGTACAATAAAAATTACTTCTCACATACGAGCCCAACTTACGGATCTCCGTTTGATATGATGAAGCAGTTTGGTATCTCTTACCGCACAGCAGGTGAAAACATCGCAATGGGACAGCGTACACCAGAAGAAGTTGTAAAAGCTTGGATGGACAGCCCAGGACACCGTGCTAACATTCTAAATAACACGTACACACATATTGGTGTGGGTTACGTGGAAGGAAAAAATGTTTGGACACAAATGTTCATTTCTAAATAA